Proteins from a genomic interval of Trichoderma breve strain T069 chromosome 2, whole genome shotgun sequence:
- a CDS encoding FAD dependent oxidoreductase domain-containing protein, translating to MHIVTGSTSQASKPMSTPPSPRQAPDTEPASPASSASSIQSDIPSVLIVGAGNFGAATALSLARRGGFKVTILDTAPYPNPRAASHDINKIVRDDYPDKLYMRMLIRAMPMWRADKLYSPWYHEVGMLRADASDFGEKSVASYRAVGVANDAEFLSVDEVRARWNGVYATANFGSLDKVLYNPTVGYAEADKALQAVMQAAVDLGVEYVVGEMKSLDLGADGRCVGIELANGDTLRADKVLLCTGARTGSLLAQSAPENKELHIGDRLVATGAVSFYSKLQGEQKEKFACIPVLKNCLPEVKGEGMSILKDGTIKFNCDMCFTNYVDNPITGEKMSMTPEASDYNTWTGPEFVPFLKQCARKTFDGLYGKEVENLPIESYRICWDASTPTHDFLITPHPHCEGLYVATGGSFHGWKFLPVIGDYIVDMLHGLLGADYADRWAWDQKSGDGHSANPTYQVVGDLQQWIS from the exons ATGCATATCGTCACAGGTTCAACCTCTCAGGCCTCAAAGCCAATGTCTACTCCCCCATCACCGAGGCAGGCACCAGACACTGAGCCAGCATCCCCGGCTTCgtcggcctcctccatccaGAGTGATATACCATCAGTTTTGATTGTTGGCGCCGGTAATTTCGGCGCTGCAACGGCTCTGAGCCTTGCCAGGAGAGGTGGCTTCAAAGTCACGATTCTTGACACTGCTCCTTACCCAAACCCAAGAGCTGCCTCGCacgacatcaacaagatcgTGCGAGATGACTATCCAGACAAGCTCTATATGCGGATGCTCATCAGGGCCATGCCCATGTGGCGTGCGGACAAGCTCTATAGCCCTTGGTACCATGAAGTCGGTATGCTCAGAGCTGACGCATCTGACTTTGGTGAAAAGAGTGTTGCTTCGTACAGGGCCGTTGGAGTTGCCAACGACGCGGAATTCCTGTCAGTTGATGAGGTACGAGCACGCTGGAACGGCGTCTATGCTACAGCGAATTTCGGCAGCCTGGACAAGGTACTTTACAACCCCACGGTGGGGTATGCGGAGGCAGACAAGGCATTGCAGGCCGTCATGCAAGCTGCAGTCGACTTGGGTGTTGAGTACGTGGTTGGCGAGATGAAGTCGCTCGATCTCGGCGCTGACGGCCGGTGCGTGGGGATCGAGCTCGCCAATGGCGATACCCTGAGAGCGGACAAGGTGCTGCTTTGCACAGGTGCAAGGACTGGCTCTCTCCTGGCCCAGAGCGCCCCAGAGAACAAGGAGCTCCACATCGGTGACCGTCTGGTTGCAACAGGCGCCGTTAGCTTCTACTCCAAGCTGCAAGGCGAGCAGAAGGAAAAGTTTGCCTGCATTCCCGTACTAAAGAACTGCCTCCCTGAGGTTAAAG GCGAGGGCATGTCGATCCTCAAAGATGGGACCATAAAGTTCAACTGCGATATGTGCTTCACCAACTACGTCGATAACCCTATTACGGGCGAGAAGATGTCCATGACACCTGAAGCATCGGACTACAACACGTGGACCGGCCCGGAATTCGTTCCCTTCCTCAAGCAGTGTGCTAGGAAGACGTTTGATGGTCTGTATGGCAAGGAGGTTGAAAATCTGCCCATTGAGTCGTACCGCATTTGCTG GGACGCCTCTACACCGACTCATGACTTCCTTATTACGCCTCACCCTCACTGCGAAGGCTTGTACGTGGCTACAGGTGGCTCCTTTCACGGCTGGAAGTTCTTGCCAGTGATTGGTGACTACATTGTTGATATGCTGCACGGCCTCCTTGGTGCAGACTATGCAGACCGATGGGCGTGGGACCAGAAAAGCGGTGATGGCCACTCTGCCAACCCGACCTATCAAGTTGTGGGAGATTTACAGCAATGGATTTCGTAG